Sequence from the Parvicella tangerina genome:
TTATTATTTCCCTTTTTAGCATTGCAACATTTGCACAGGAGCCAAATATCGCGGCCATTGTAGATGAAAAAACCAGAGAAGTTGATGTGATCTTCGTTTCCAAGATCTTGGTCATGCTCTTTCTTGGGATCATTGCATTTCTGAGTTATTTGAAGTTCAGGAAGACCGAACCCTGATCATTTAACCAAAGTAATTGACCCCCAGTAGTCATACTCCTTCCCTGCCCCATCAAAAAAGGTCACTTGATAGATATATACTCCTAGCTGAACTTGACTTCCTTTATATCGCCCAGTCCATGCTTGATCGGGAGAAGAAGTTTCAAAAATCACCTGACCCAAACGATTGTAAACTCGACATTCATAACTGTTGACATCTATTAAGTTAACAACTGGTTTCCATAGGTTATTTACTCCCCCTACCACCATAGCATTTGGAATGTAAACCAACGTCTTTTGGGAAGCACAAGCTTCATTGCTTAACGAAGTCTCTTCAAGCCCATAAACATTAACGGATTCAACAGCCTTAACGTAATAGCAAAAATACCCATCTGCTTCTGTACCTATTAAATTAGAAATATCATCTTCATAATAAAGTTGATTAGGACTCAGCACAGCAATTGGTGAAGGATCATACTCGCCATTTACACTGCGATACAACTCATAGTAAAGTAAATTACCATTCCAGTTTTTATAACTATTCCACTGAACGAGATTAACCATCGTATGCGGATCAGCATTTACGGATAAGTGAATACTTCTAGCATCATTTGAGGTCAAAATGACGTTTTCGCAACTATCTCTAACGGTGTAGCGATACCAGTAATAATCATCAGAAGGATTAACTTCAAGATCTTCATAAACCATGGCTGTGCTCACATCGCTCTCGGTATAAACAGACTGGTAATTGGTTCCATCTTCACTTCGAAATAATTCAATTTCAGTAGTTGTACCTGAGATATCAGGATGTATTTTCACCACTACTACCTCATCCTCAACCGTAACAGATTGGATATAGGCAAAGTCAGGTGAATTAGGCTGACGAGCATTACGACAGGCCACATTTGAAATCGCTGTATCAAGGCCATTCCCACTCACTGCTTCTATGATGTAGCAATAATTACCTCCATAATCTACAACTTCTGAAAACAACGTATCCCCACTAGTTATGGTATGGATTAAACTATATGCTGTTCCTTCATCAGAACGATAAATATTGTAATGCCCTAATCCGCTATTCCAATTTCTGTAGCTATTCCACTTCAACGTAATTTGATGATCACATACCGAATAAGTGCTCTTTAAGAAAATACTAATATGTGGAGTTCCCAACGGACTCGTATTCGGTGCTGGAGGGTTTCCATTCCAACAACTATCAAAAGCTGCAATACCGTAAGTCTCAGCTATCAGGTCTGCATTGGAGTTAACATTTAGATAAGTTGTGTTATTGTAACCATATACCGTGTCTATAATTGACCAAACACCTCCAATGTTCTGCATAATGATGTAGGCAGCCGCATCTGGAGATGAACTAGAGTACCAGTTCAACAAAGCATTCCCAGATGTTGTATCAACCGTAACACTTGACATCACAGGTGATGCGGGAGGTATCAAATCCTGAAAAAGATCCCCATCTATATTACTGAGGCTTTGACATCCTTCTGAATTGTTCAATGCTACCTGATAGTTAAAATTAGCACTACAAATCGAAATCGTGTCCCTGTAATAGTTATTGTCTGAGATAAGTACAGAGTCATACAAGATCCAAGCACCGCTATTCACCTGACGGTAAATGTAATAGTAATCACCATTGCTAGAATCTATGGTATCGTCCAAATCAGACCATTGAAGAATAGCAGTACCATCACTTGGGTTATTTACTCCAAGAAATATAGTTGAAAGCGTATCAGCTGCAGGTAACTCTACATTCGACATTCCGCTGTTGACCACAACGGTGATGAAATAATCAACACTTGACACGTTCGCATTAGCACCTGCATGAACAAACACTGAAGACATCAAATTAGTTACTGACCCTTCCTGTACAAAGGCCCCAGAGGCATTAGAGTAAATATTATACTGCACAAAATTTCCAGATACACCCGTTGCTGGAGTCCAATTGA
This genomic interval carries:
- a CDS encoding gliding motility-associated C-terminal domain-containing protein, with amino-acid sequence MIKAFYINILFWVWMGNFLVAQSPDINCLSVANNGNVTINWTPATGVSGNFVQYNIYSNASGAFVQEGSVTNLMSSVFVHAGANANVSSVDYFITVVVNSGMSNVELPAADTLSTIFLGVNNPSDGTAILQWSDLDDTIDSSNGDYYYIYRQVNSGAWILYDSVLISDNNYYRDTISICSANFNYQVALNNSEGCQSLSNIDGDLFQDLIPPASPVMSSVTVDTTSGNALLNWYSSSSPDAAAYIIMQNIGGVWSIIDTVYGYNNTTYLNVNSNADLIAETYGIAAFDSCWNGNPPAPNTSPLGTPHISIFLKSTYSVCDHQITLKWNSYRNWNSGLGHYNIYRSDEGTAYSLIHTITSGDTLFSEVVDYGGNYCYIIEAVSGNGLDTAISNVACRNARQPNSPDFAYIQSVTVEDEVVVVKIHPDISGTTTEIELFRSEDGTNYQSVYTESDVSTAMVYEDLEVNPSDDYYWYRYTVRDSCENVILTSNDARSIHLSVNADPHTMVNLVQWNSYKNWNGNLLYYELYRSVNGEYDPSPIAVLSPNQLYYEDDISNLIGTEADGYFCYYVKAVESVNVYGLEETSLSNEACASQKTLVYIPNAMVVGGVNNLWKPVVNLIDVNSYECRVYNRLGQVIFETSSPDQAWTGRYKGSQVQLGVYIYQVTFFDGAGKEYDYWGSITLVK